In the Hydractinia symbiolongicarpus strain clone_291-10 chromosome 13, HSymV2.1, whole genome shotgun sequence genome, TTAGTGACAAAATGTCCCAAAAGTCAACAATAATTTCAATGCCAATCATTGATGCAAATGAAGCAAGGTATGCAGATTGTGTCGAGATCCTGCGAACATATGAGAAATGGATTGCAGAGATATACCAAAAGGCTGGTAAACTGACTGACATGCCAATTATCGACAATACACCATTACCTGAAAACACAGCTGAGCCAGGTCAATCATATTCTCATACTGTGTTTACCAACGAAGATCCAATGAAGGACATGAAAATAATGTTTAGTGGTGATCAGCTGACACGAGTCCGTTTCGTTGGTGCGAAATCCCTATTAGCTGGGAATCACATACCAACAGACCGGTTGGAGCATTGTTCCCCTTTCAAAGCTGCAATGTGGCACTGTAAGGCATCTTTACTTCAATATTCATTTGCTCTGCTTTACTCAGCAAACTCTGTCAACCAGATAGGAACACTGAAGTATTTCAGGGAGAAAATGAATAGAAGGAATTCAACCCCAGGTAAAGTGTTAGACTCATACGAAGGTAGTGAAGATCTGTTTTTAAGTGTTGGTAGAGCATATGTTGTTGTAGCAGCAATGTCTTTTTTGGAGATGGATACATTGGAAGATGAACCAAAAAGACATCCCTTTCCTAAAAATTTGGTGCATGCTAGCAAAgaggtaaaaaaagaatattttaacactTTACTGGATAATTTTGTCGATCAATTTGTTCTCCAAAAATCAATTGAAGATGGTGATCAAGTGAAAAATTACGGTCTGTGTATCATTTTCTTAACAGTCCTCATCCTTCAGATGAAAGATCCAGCTAAAGAAGGAGATGGTGACAGAAACCTCAtcaatcaaaagcttttgttgtcAATATTTCGATCACTTGGTGCATACAGTAAATATGCGATAGAGATGTTTGTAAGCATTGCACAAGTAGAATGCTTGTTGACACCTAGATTGTCTGAGGAGTTCAAATGGGGATACTTTTCAAATTGGAGAGGTGGAGCAGGGCAAAACATTGAAGATGATCTATCACAAGAAATCAGTAATCGTTTAGGAAAACACATCGTGCAAAGAATGGGagcaaataaaacaataaaatccaTTAGCAAAGTGTGCAAGGCTGTGAGCGGTGTAAAagaaatcaaagaaaattaTGATCAAAACCTAAATATTCATGATACATCGGTCCAACACTCTAAACGAGAGTCCATATCTGATGAAAAAGAGATGACAAACGACCTGCTTAATCTTCACCCATTTAGCCACATTGTTGGAAGAGCTCATCAAAGTTTTCCTGATATTAAACGTTCCCCACTACGTTACTTGAATATTGTagaacatcaaaaatggttagAAAAACATAAATTACAGCTATATGTTCCCTAGGATTTTATAAAGTAAGAATCTGTTATATCAAGGTGAGTTCCATAAacgtatatatattatttatgctAACATTGACTGCTGATAATTCAAACCTCCAGAAAAAgtagaacttttttaaattctgtCTACTGAGTGCTTTTAATCTTACAAGTTTGTTTTATCAGAAGTGAATATTATATactatatattttaaagtttgtttatatatatttatatatatacctaaATTATTTATGCTTTGGGgcatacttatttattttatcgtATATGGTGGTAGCATATTGATCATCCCAAACATCATATTCAAATAACAGATCATTTTTAGATCTTATAAATGGAAGTTTACTCAATAGTGTTTGAACCAAATTTTTATTGATAGATGGAAGTTCATAAGTTTGATCAAGGGTAGTCAATAGCGAAAGTCTCCAAGTTTCAATAATTTCTTTCAGCTCAGTTTGTAAGCATTTAAAAGCATCTTCTGATACTAAATCACGGCAAGGtaatgttgtttcttttatcAGCAAATTAGACTTTGTACAATTTGAGCAACAATTATcttgttcatattttttaaaaccaaagAAATTTAGAATAAATTTCCTTAAGCACAGATCTGTTTTGCAGAAGCACTTCATGCTATcgtcaacattatttttattaacagcAATATCTGCATTATTGTAATACAATGTTGCAGTTGAGTTTTGCCCACGTCTTCCAGCTCTACCAATTTCTTGCATGTAAGATTCAATATTGGCTGGAGGCGTTATGTGGATAACTTCAGTAACCTTTGGTGCATTAACACCCATCCCGAGTGCTGTGGTTGATAACACAACTCTAATAGACGAATCTTGTTTTGTAATTTCATCTAAGATTTCTTTCTTCATTCTAGATGTTTGAGGAGCATGAAATTGACAAAATAGTTTTGTGTTATTTGGAGTTACTGTTTGCTGAAATAACGAATAAGCATAGCCACAATATTTTAGCTTCATGTAAATGATTGTCATGGGATAATCATCCCGTAATTTATTTAACTCTTTAGCAATGGGAACTAAAATATCGTCATAGCTTCTTAAGCCAAAGTTGTTTCCGCGTCTTggcaatttctttaaaaatatattttttctatttggaTTTGCAACAACAACCTTTTACAATAAGGACTGAAACATAgtttctcttttaaattttttattttgcttgggGGTGCAGTTGCTGTCAAAGCAATCATGGGTGTGCTTGGAAAAAGAGCTTTCAGTGTGCataattttccaaaatcttCACGAAATTCAGCACCCCTAAAACATATAAAtggagtgttttttttaaaattttgtatagcTAATATATTAGCAATTTATTATACTATGTACCAACAGATATATATTATCAACTTGTCAAAAGATATGTTCGTTTATATTAgtttcattatatattttcatatatatattacatatagctatatatatataacagatttttatactgtatatattcagttttgttaaatatttcatATGATATGTGCTATATACATACCTACAGTacttcattattattttataaaatgaattttaaaaaccaccaaagtttttttataattttataatctaTATTCTTGAATAGCCAGCTAGAGCTAGTTTACTTACCACATTTCAACACAATGCGCTTCATCAACCACGCAAGCTAccacattttgttgataaattttGCTCTTTAAAATTGAACGCCCTTGATCAGATAAAAAGGATTCTGGATGGGCAAATAAAATCTTAATATCTCCGTTTTTAATACCACAATCAATTGTAATATTTGTACCATCATGGTCGTCCTCCACTGCATCATTACTTCCAAACAAGCTCTCATCTGCCTCAAACTTCCTCTGTTCCAAGTTCAATACAGCAGCAGAAAAACCAATCCCATTCAAGTATTTCACCTGATCATTTATAATGGAAGTTAAAGGGCTGATGACCAAAACaatattcttttcatttttaactggGAAGAGATCAGcaagtaaatgaaaaataattgattcTCCAAATCCAGTAGGCAGAACTGCCACCACATCATTCCCCTTTAACAAAGCTTCCAAACATATGACTTGCTTTGGTTTCAGGCAAAACTGaaaaatgtaattatttaaTGCGAAAGATATTCGCTTTAAAATATCAATATACGTTAGAGCCATCACGACCTAAAGCCTTCAAGGTCCAGTCTTCACTAAAAAGTTCTATTTCCATCGATCACGATAAAATCCAGACCCTAATAATTAAATTGAAACTCGCTTACCAAAGACTAGGAAGTATAAAATTCCTGATAAACGAGACacgagtgcattaattaaaaatctgCGAAAATCAAAGATTTTTGACCAGCCTccaccagggccatgttcgtctcgccgtccgatattcaaaaagagacaacttgtcCTGTGATCGAGGTTGTGGAATTACAGCATCCTTGATGGCTCCAAAAGGaatgaaacttcttttttcctCTTGGatatgtttttcaaaaacaaaaatacctgCTTATGTGATCTTGTTGCAAGTCATATTTAAGGACTGGGTGTTCTTTGACATAGTACATTATGATGTAAACAATATCTTCAGCTAACCGTATACAAAATTTCAGAACTAGAGCATTATAGGATAAAAAGATACACCTTATGCAATAATTCAATTCTTTCGCTAGCGGAGTATTTCCATCCTTGAGTGCTCCTAACTTTAAACCCGCATAACTTATGACCACGAAATGTTTATAAATCCGGGAAAAAGAAAATGGAATATTTTATCTTTTGTCAATGAGATGGAATTTTAGATTCATGCACAATATACTTAATTTGCCACTTTAATCGCCTTTTCAGAAAAGGACACTTTTTactaagttgaaaaaaaaacactaacatAAGTGGAAAATGGAAGGTGGAACAGATGTGAAAAAGAGAATAATGTCTGCAGAGTTCAACTCATCAAGATGTATCATATGTCGGGAGGATCTTCTATGATTCACCATTTTAAATGTTAGGATGTTGAATTCATCATATAGCCATACTGTTTaccattaattttattttcaaattagtTTGTGGCAAATCCAAGGATGAATTCTATGGAGAATTTTTTTGCCTGTATTAAAGAAAGAGCTGAATTTGaagatgaaaaaacaaaatgctgCTCAGAACGTCTTAAATAAATTCAATGAGGTCAATTTTCTTGAAAGGGATTattcatatttttctgattgccATAAAAACTACAGAAACAAAACTAAAGTAAAACGATGAAAAGAAAGGCTTCAGAAAAAGATTTTATCACTCCAATTCAACGAAAACGAAATCCAAAGAACCTTGAACCTATTTTCTTAGAGAAGAGAGCAAACTACACCTACTAAAGTTTTTTCAAGGAATGATAAACCTACAATACTAATATGAATCTGAAAAGACAaaccgaaaaaaacaaaaaaaaatgtgattacTACGTACACTGGGTTTAGCCAAAAGTAATGAAAacgaaactttcacatatccactaatggctcaaaatgttcctcttgtggagtacgttcaattcatacacaaaagaaattgtttgtgcaacatGCCTGGGAAAACAGCCAGGGAGGGGGGGGGCAgcatattctaagcggcgtagaatattctgccccccttagaatattctgcccccccccccccccccccctggaaaatacatgaagatgaaaattTCACATATCCACCAATGGCTTTAAATCTTCCTCTAGTACAGTACGTTCAATCcgtacacaaaagaaattgtttgcgcAATATGCCCCCCTTAggatattctgcccccccccccccccccctgcaaattacatgaagatgaaactttcacatatccactaatggctcaaaatgttcctctagtacAGTATGTTCAATctatacacaaaagaaattgttgatgTTGTGCTTGGAAAAGCAACAAAGGGGCCCGTATATTCTAAgtggcgtagaatattctgcccacTTAGAATACTCTGCCcgctgtaaattacatgaagatgaaagtttcacatatccactaatggctcaaaatgttcctctagtagaatacgttcaatccatacacttgACGGCTTTCAAAGGCTTCATGTCGATCATGACGGACTTGGTATTGTTCATGCTTTTGACGATAGTGTACAAGTGTTTaacccatgtggtactagtttCGTCCGAGGCaagctcttgcgcatcttgaggtTAGATCAGTCATCAGTCTCTCCGCGAGCACCTTGTTGAAGTCCTCGACAAAAGCTGTTAATATATGGTGGTGCTTGGTAGTCGTTCGCTTTAATTCGACCCATTTTCCCTCCAGCAGCTTCGTAACATCTGATTTAAATTCACTAACGTTGTCGCACTGGAATGTCTTTGGATAGCGGAGAGGTCCCGCTTTGTAAATGTCCTGGATCATAtcagcgacttcgctggctttcttgGTTCTCAAGGGCCTAGCCACTTTGTAGCGCGAAGCTACGTCGATAcctgttaaaatttatttataggtGCTTCCATAGAGTTTGTCATGCGGCATGTACAGCAAATCAAACTGATGCATCTCGTTGGGTCTCGTGATGGTGAAATGTGGGTAGTCGATACGCTTGGGGCCTCGAATATGTCTGAGCCAAGCAAATTGACGGGTCAGCCAATGAGTAACCCTCTTCTTGGATAGACTACTCTGCTTGGCGAGCAGTTTGATAGCTTTGCGcccagtccagagatgttccAGGGTATAATAGATTTGGCTCAATTTCCCCGCTTCTTCCTCGGTAACGATATATgattttgacatatttattaTATCTCAAAATGCTTAAGCATACTTGTACACCGCGAAATCTAGTAGAGCCAGTGACCCACGATGAACGTCAGTTCGCCGTCCTTCTGTTGCTGTGAAGGTACATAATAGTCCGAGAGCCTTGGAGCCTTTTCGATCGTCGCGATATAGTACTCTCTCATGCCTTCATGGAGCTCTTTCAAGCTCTCACCCGCTTGACGCTTGAGCTCGCGCTGCTTGTTGTACCAATCGACTTTGGCTTGCCTGTCCCGGATCCATTGTGCCTGGGCAGCATTCAGCTGTTCCACAGCATTGTCATGTCTTTTACGTTCCTTTTCACCATGCCCAGATAGCTTGGAGAATAGGTAATTTGAACCGCTGAATGCCAATGCGTTAATTGCGGCACCTGCAACAAGAACACCGATAGTTGCCATTTATTCTGAGATAAAACGATTGCCTTTTGCAATGTTTTCCCTCGCCAACATGGATTGAGTATTAAGATAATGCAGTATTCTGCTGACCTCGACAAGCGATGGAGCCACCCCGTTTTCTCGGTATTGTAGCGGCACCTTATGATCTATGTGCCAGCATTTGCCGTAATTAGCCCATGTCATACCCTTTGAAAATTGCGCTTCAATATGTGCCCGCAGCGTAGCGATATTGCATCCAAGATATTCCTGGGAACCGAGTTCCTTGTTTTCCTTCAGGGCCCGGAAGGTTTGGCTGCGTACAACAACAGGCCAGATGGCCGGTGGGATTGCAGTCTTTGCATTGAAATCTTAGCCTATTATGTTCTTCGCATCTACTACCACCTCCGCAGTCCTTACACTCCGATCTTATCCTGCCATGCGGTTTGCATATTCCCCCACCTCCACAGTCCTTACACCTTGATCTCCGTTTTTCATGCTTGCATATTTGACTCCCCTCGCAGTCCTTACAATCGGATCTTCGCCTATCATGCCTGCTGCATATTTCCACACCCCACAGTCTTTGCAACGAGATGTTTGCTTTTGATGCCGGCATCTATTGTGTTTCTTTGACGCTTTGTTAGCTTCGAGGCATACGATGcaccattttgtttgtttaccatTTTTCATCACCCTGAATGCATCCAATAAAATGCTCCTTTTACACTTTTGACAGCTCTTGctttccatatttttttttgtatttatccaATATGGTAAATACAAAATTATGGTCTTCTAATATATTATATCCTCGAGCCATTTATTGTTTGACCTTCTTACACCCACCGCGCCTGTATTTCCTTTTTTCATGTGCGCGGGTTTGACTGCCCTTGCACTCCTTGCAATGGACCCTCTGTTTTATATGAGGGCAGATTTGACTGCCCTTGCACTCCTTGCAATGGGCCCTCTGTTTTTCATGAGGGCAGATTTGAATGCCCTTGCATTCCTTACAATGGTACCTCTGCCTTTCATGTGGGCAGATTTGGCTGCCCTTGCATTCTTTACAATAGGCCCTCCGTTTTTAATGAGGGCTGATTGGTTACCCTTACATTCCTTGCAATTAGCCCTCCGTTTTTCATGAGGGCAGATTTGGCTGCCCTTACATTCCTTAAAACTGGACCTCTGTCTTTCATGAGGGCACTTTGCACAACCGCGTGACGTCTTGGCAGAATCTAGACATTTGATGCaccgttttgtttttttaccatttttcatCACCTTGAATGCATCCAATAAAAGACTCCTTTTACACTTTTGACAGCTCTTGCTTTccctattttttttgtatttatccaACATGGTAAATACAAAAATTGTGGTCTTCTAATACATTACATCTTTCAGTCTACCATCCAAAATGTTCAACTGCGCGTCTTGCAGGAGGTATACATAACATGTGATATCCCCGGTCCCCTCGGCCTCCTTCGTCATGTGCAAAGTGATCCCATCACTAAGTCGTTGCAAGGGTCTACCTGAACCATGCAACTTGCTATCGTTGGATACTCTAAAGTCTATAAAGAGCTCGTATCTCTCGTTGAAAAACTGGCCTATTGTTTCTGTCAAGTGTGCACCTCCTAGCAGCCCCGCAACTTGCCCGAAATGGTCCTTGGGTAGCATGGTGTGGCTGTATAGTTCGTTCGGTTCGCCTTCCACGGTAATCCCGACCTACTCAATCCCGGGGTTGTAGAACGTCTCATTTATGCCGGAGTATGTCTTCACTCTGTCGGGGTCTTGAAACAGTAATAGCACACCTTTTAACGACTTTGCCGGTGTATCAATCAGAAAATTGTAACTAGTATCCGCTATTTGCATTTTCACCACTTTGCTGCGGAGCACCCGCTCGTATGGTAGCGCCAGCCTCGACACCATAGCACTAGCCAGGCTTTCTTGGTATACCTTGTCAAACTCCAGCGCGATGTTGGTAATTTTGTAGCTTGCATCCGCGGGTTTAGCCGCTACCACACTAGATCCAGACCCCGACCGGGGTGTGCCTTCATCTTTGATGACGGCGCTATATGCCGCAAAGTGCAGCACAAACTGTAGTCTGTCGTGCAGGCCCGCTTGATAGAAGGGCAAGTCTCTCGTCAGCTCGAACATTTTGCCGAGCGGGAAGCAAAAGGTGTTGCGATGGCTTTCATCATTTCCATCTTTAAATGTAGATTTCACTTGTAGTTGTCTGGTTGCACCATCCGGCTCGCCAATGCCCTCGagtactaagtcgttttcgcgcTCAAATTTGGGCAACCAGAGGTCCCTGTACACTGCAAAGGTGCTGTAGTCGCTAAAGTTCTGTACTTCTCTGCTGTTTAGCGTGATGCGAAGGTCTCGCACCAGGGCCTTACCAATGTTGTTAACGATCGTGCGCTTCGTGTTGGTCCCCGTGATTTCAAGGTGAAAGAGGAGTTTGAAAGAGCCGGGGCAAATGACATTATTCATGCTCATATTGGGAATGTCCACGTATAAGTCCTCGTATATCGACTTATACATATGGATCTAGCTCAATTCCGTACATCTTTATTAGTAGCGTTATGAGAGTGGAATAAATGACAGATAATCCTGGATTTGATGACGATTTCACGGCGTAGGAGGACCTTGACCGTAGGGAAGAGGAGGAATCTTTCGGTAGACCTGAGGATATTTCCGGGTCCACCACCACGCCCGCAACACCTTCACGAGGTGGCCTCACTGACATCACGACTCTCACGGCAAGGGGGAGCTACTGAAGTCAAAGGCTAATAGCCTTTACAAGCATCTTGAGGAGCTGGGGCAGCCTAGCGCTAGATACTACAACGACATTTAGGTCAAAGGGAACCAGCTTCTTTGCGATGGTGTAGAGCTCACGAAAAGGAATGGTGAACTGaggagcgttgccgagataCAACGGAGGTTGGGGACGAATCGCATGCGAGCcatggggtttaccgactatactacaccaaacaGGGGCAGTAAGACAGCGGCTCAGAAACGTATGGGCGAATTGAATCATATTGAGGAAAGGGCCGATGACATCGAGATGATGCCACTGCTCGGAAATGTTCTAGACGAGACGGAGAGTCTTATCGAAGATACTTCCTTTGGTGGGGATGGAACCTTCAaagagcgtgaaagaagagggctcgACCTCCAGCTTCAAACATTGCGAGGTAACCGGAAGCACCTGAAGGGTAAGATGATATTTTACGATGGCGAGATCGATAAAGCGGAAGCCAAGGTGAAGAGGCTCGTGAACAGAAAGAACACGCCTGGAGTATCCGAGGAGCAGCTAGCTATCTGGAATGAAGACATTGCAAAGGCCAATGAAGAGCTAGACCAACTAAAGGATAAGAAGGAAGAAGCACGAAAAGCGCACGGTTTACTTTCCTCCAAGACTCAGAGCCAACTGAAAGCGATCAAAGAGACTCTGATGAATATCTGGAGATGATACATCACTGCTGGAAAAGCTCAAGATATTGTTCTAGGAACAAGGCTTAACTATCGCGAGCATCGTCTCgtatactaagaattacgtcgagacttttttctttcgccatgtctagtttttaggggtgttctatcttccagaaaatgtttaattcacaaaagtttgaagaaaatgccaatcacagcctgcctgacCAACCattttatatcagcgttcataatccggtcaccacgacataaccagtgcaaaaaaaaaacataatcggaccatgcatacataatccggctgtcccatTTGTAAACAggtcgttttcgcaatctgggcagaacagagCCGctaagtttttataaaaattcgaTACCCGTGAAAAGATGGCGGACCAAGAAACAAAgcaaaagattttaaattttaacattgGAGTTTTAGGCCACGTGGATAGTGGGAAAACGTCCTTGTCAAAGGCACTAAGTACTACAGCTTCTACAGCTGCTTTTGACAAAAATCCACAGAGTAAAGACAGAGGAATCACGCTTGACCTTGGATTTAGCTCATTTCTGGTTGACTTGCCAAAAAAATTAACCTCTCAAGTTTCTGAACTGAACTACGATGTTAGTGAGCTGCAATTTACATTAGTGGATTGCCCTGGCCATGCTTCGCTGATAAAAACAATAATAGGTAGGtgtataaatgttaaaaaaatgcttaatgTGTTCATATTGTCATGTATGTGGTACCACACTTTCGGTCGAGGTAAAACATGGTATTTTTAAAGTCAAACTCTCACAGAAGAAGCTTCGATTaaagaaaaactacaagtatatAAATTAAAGTAAAGCTAAGTTAGCAAAAACTCTTCTAAAACTACTATACGAGATGGCAGACGTTTGCGTATTACGCTCACTATATCGATATATCATATATAATGGATAATACACCTCTTCACAGTGTCGATATTCCGCGCTATTCCGTTCCTTAAAATATCAATCATCGCACAATATATCATGTGATCAAATAGCTTTGGTAGGTAAATTTTGGTTTCAAAGGGCGGTAGCAGTCAGTagcttttgaaaaaacaaaatagttgtaaatattttttaaagttttttaaggaGTTTACAGACCACAAACGGAAATGATCAGAGCTAATATtcttattcatattttttaaaaaacatgcgcTCAGCAAATGTTACTATGCGGAGTGTTTTGCTTTCACTTTTGCGCTCCCCTTTCGAGTATAAAACATCTGATTGGTAGATTTGATAAGCTTAGTACTTACTTCCCAgggaattttattttgtggaacatGCACTGAGAACTAGTTATCGCCCGCAATATGAGCCAATACAGAGAATCGTTAAATTAATGCCGAAAACCAATTAATTCTTCAGGAGATAAAAAGCATCGCCAATATTGCGCATTAACgtgtataataaaaacaaactttaacaTAAATGGTAGAACAGGAGCATGAACAGCGATTAA is a window encoding:
- the LOC130623159 gene encoding uncharacterized protein LOC130623159 — its product is MTIIYMKLKYCGYAYSLFQQTVTPNNTKLFCQFHAPQTSRMKKEILDEITKQDSSIRVVLSTTALGMGVNAPKVTEVIHITPPANIESYMQEIGRAGRRGQNSTATLYYNNADIAVNKNNVDDSMKCFCKTDLCLRKFILNFFGFKKYEQDNCCSNCTKSNLLIKETTLPCRDLVSEDAFKCLQTELKEIIETWRLSLLTTLDQTYELPSINKNLVQTLLSKLPFIRSKNDLLFEYDVWDDQYATTIYDKINKYAPKHK
- the LOC130622896 gene encoding ATP-dependent DNA helicase RecQ-like, giving the protein MALTYIDILKRISFALNNYIFQFCLKPKQVICLEALLKGNDVVAVLPTGFGESIIFHLLADLFPVKNEKNIVLVISPLTSIINDQVKYLNGIGFSAAVLNLEQRKFEADESLFGSNDAVEDDHDGTNITIDCGIKNGDIKILFAHPESFLSDQGRSILKSKIYQQNVVACVVDEAHCVEMWGAEFREDFGKLCTLKALFPSTPMIALTATAPPSKIKNLKEKLCFSPYCKRLLLQIQIEKIYF